A segment of the Collimonas fungivorans genome:
GCGCAGCGCGGCCTGATGACCCGGCCCGCCCTGGATGAAGTGCTGGCTTACCGGCACAACGTCGATCAGCGGCTGCTGGCTTTGCTGGGACAAACGCTGGTCCCGGAGCAGGCGCAGCAGTTGTCGGTGCTGGTCGAACTCGGATTGCAGCATGAACAGCAGCACCAGGAGTTGATGCTGACCGATATCAAGCATCTGCTGGCCATGAATCCCTTGCTGCCGCCTTATCTGGCGTCGCATGCGATGACCGAACCTGGCACCGGAGCCGGCGCGGCGGCAGCCTTGTCATGGCAGCCGTTCGAGGCCGGGATTGTCGAGGTCGGCCATGCCGGGCAGGGGTTTTTCTTCGATAACGAAACACCGCGCCACCGCCAGTTTGTCGAACCGTTTTCGATGGCGTCGCGGCTGGTCAGCAACGGCGAATACCTGGCGTTTGTGGAAGATGGCGGCTACCGCAATCCGCTGCTGTGGCTGGCGGCCGGCTGGGAATGGGTGCAGCAGCAGAAACTGACGCGGCCGCTATACTGGCAGAGCGCGCACGCGCAATTCGACTCCGCCTGGCGCGAATTCACCTTGCAAGGCCTGCAACCGCTGGCCCTGCATGAAGCGGCTACCCATCTTTCCTTTTTCGAAGCCGAGGCCTATGCACGCTGGGCCGGCGCCCGTTTGCCTACCGAGGCGGAATGGGAGTGCGCGGCGGCGAGCCAGTCTGCGGATTATTTCGGGGTGGCGTGGCAATGGACTACCAGCAGCTATGCGCCGTATCCCGGCTACGTCGCCTTGCCGGGCGCGGTAGGCGAATACAACGGCAAGTTCATGGTGAACCAGTATGTGCTGCGCGGCTCGTCCTCCGCCACGCCGGCCGGCCACGCGCGCCTGAGCTACCGCAATTTTTTCCCTGCCACCGCGCGCTGGCAGTTCAGCGGGATCCGCCTGGCGCGTTCTTAAGCGATTTTGTGCACGATTTTTTGCGTCATTTCCGGCTGGTCAGCAGGAAGCTGCACCTTGCTCAGATGTTCAATCAGAAAATCGACGAATACCCGCACTGCCGGCAACAAGCCGCGCTGGGTCGGGTACACCACTTGCACATGGCCGGCCGGCGTGGTCCAGCCTGGCAGCACATGGACCAGCCGGCCTTGCGCCAGGTCTTCGCTGCAATACTCGGTAGGGAGCATGGTCAGGCCGAGGTGCCGCAGCGCCGCCCGTTTGCGCAAGGGAAAATCCTCTACAGCCAGGCGCGCTTCCGTGACCAGTTCATAGCGTTCATCGCCGGGTCCGTCGAGCAGCTGGTGGACGCGGCGATCGCGTTCAACCGCGCCGAGGAAGGGCAGTTTTGTCAGTTCGCGCGGATGGTTAAGCACGCCATACCTAGCCAGCAGCTCGGGCGTCGCCACCAGCACGCCGGAGGCGGAGCGCAAACGCCGCGTCGCCAGGTTGGGATCTTCATCGTCGGTGGCGCGCACCCGCACCGCGACATCCACCCCTTCTTCCAGCAGGTTGATGCGGCGGTTGGTGAACAGCAGGTCGATATTCACTTTCGGATAGCGCTCGAGGAAAGCCGGCAGCGCGAACGCCACTTCCGTCTGCGCAATCGCCACCACGCAGCTGACCCTTACCGTGCCGCTCGGTTCCGCCAGCGAACTGGTCACCGCCAGCTCCGCCGCCTCGGCGGCGGCAATCACCACCTGGCAATGCTGGTAATAGCGATTGCCGAGGTCAGTCAGGGCGATGCCGCGTGTATTGCGCTGTAGCAAGCGCGCGCCAAGGCGGGTTTCCAGGTCCGATATGCGCCGTGAAAGACGCGACTTGGGGATGCCCAGGCTGCGGCCGGCGGCCGTGAAACCGCCTTCCTGCACTACGTTGGCGAAGAAATACAGGTCGTTCAAGTCTTGCATGGCAGTCATCCATTGTTCTGTATATAGAACAATATATCTTATTTTTGCTATCTAGTTCTATTTTTGAGGCGGGGGTAGGATGTGCCCAATGGTTCAGAAACCAGTAAATCAAACTCTGTCGGCATCGCGATATTACGGACGCTATAGATTTTGACCCACTCTTAATTTAATCGAACGGTATATATCATGAAACTCTTACAACTCGACTCCAGCATCCTCGGCGATGCTTCGGCTTCGCGCCAACTGACCCGTGAAGTGGTGGCTACGCTGCAAGCCGCCGATCCGGACCTTGAACTGACTTACCGCGACCTCAGCAAAGACGTTACCGCCCATTTGAGCGGCGCCACCTTCGCCGCCAAAGGCACGCCTGCGGAAAAACGCAATCTGGCGCAAAAACTGGAAGTGGATCTCAGCGAAGCGATCCTCAATGAATTCATGGCATCCGACGTGATCGTGCTCGGCGCGCCGATGTACAACTTCAGCGTGCCGACCCAGCTCAAGGCATGGATCGACCAGATCAGCGTCGCCGGCGTGACTTTCCGTTATACGGAAAAAGGCCCGGAAGGCCTGGCCACAGGCAAGCGCGTCGTGATCGTGTCGACTGCAGGCGGCAAGCATGCCGGCGGCCCTACCGGCATCGCTCATGAAGACTACCTGAAACTGGTGTTCGGCTTCCTCGGGATTACCGATATCGAAGTGGTTCGTGCCGACGGCCTGGCCTACAGTCCGGAAGTGAAAGAAGCCAGCTTCGCGGCAGCGCGTGCGCGTATCAGCGACCTGACCAGCGCCGTGGCAATGGCCTGAAAGACAGGGCAGAAATGAAAAAACCGCTACCTGGTAGCGGTTTTTTTTCGTCTGCTGCTGATAGCGGCAATCGGTGCCTTGCACTTGGTAGGGTGGGCAGATTTCTGCCCACGCTGAAATCACTCCTGGAATAACCAGCGTTCTGCGTGGGCACAGGTGCTCACCCTACGGCTGCTGAGGGCACGGTAATGCCCAGGCTGCACCGGACCGGTTGTCGCGTGATCGCCACGGCAACCGGATAAACAAAAACTAGGCTGCGGCTGCGCTGCCCGCGATTTCCTGGTTGGCGGCGTTGCCGGCGATTTCGATCTGGCGGTTGACTGCGCTCAGGATAGCCTTGAACGATGCCGTCAAGGTATTGGCGTCGATGCCGACGCCGAAACCGGTAGGAGCGTCGTTGAGGCGCAGTTCGATGTAGCTGGCGGCTTGCGCATCGGCGCCGGCGCTGATCGCGTGCTCATGGAAATCCATTAGCTTGATGTCCAGTCCCAGCGCGTTGACGAAGGCGTCGATCGGGCCGTTGCCATGGCCGCTGCTGGTGTGCGCCTGGCCGTCGCGGACGATGTCGATTTCGATCTTCACCGGCTGCGCCTGGCTCGAATCTTCGCTCATGCGGTGGCCGCGATAGACATATGGCGTTTGCTTGTCCAGATACTCTTGCTTGAAGATGTTGTAGATGTCGCTGGCGGCGATTTCCTTGCCGGTGGCGTCGGCTGCTTTCTGGATCGCGCGGCTGAACTCGATCTGCAGGCGCCGTGGCATGGCCAGGCCGTATTCCTGTTCCAGCAGGTAAGCCATGCCGCCTTTGCCGGACTGGCTGTTGACCCGGATCACGGCATCGTAGCTGCGGCCAAGATCGGCAGGATCGATAGGCAGGTAAGGGATTTCCCAGATGGCGTCGGCTTTTTGCGCGGCGAAGCCTTTCTTGATCGCATCCTGGTGCGAACCGGAGAAGGCAGTGAACACCAGGTCGCCGACATATGGATGGCGCGGATGAACCGGAATCTGATTGCAGTCTTCGACGCACTGGCGCACTTCGTCGATGTCGGAAAAATCGAGACCCGGGTTGACGCCCTGGGTGTACAAGTTCAAGGCCAGGGTCACCAGGTCGACATTGCCGGTGCGTTCGCCGTTGCCGAACAGGCAGCCTTCAACCCGATCGGCGCCGGCCATCACGGCCAGTTCGGCGGCGGCGACGCCGGTGCCGCGGTCGTTATGCGGATGGACGCTGATGATGGCCGCGTCGCGCCGGGCCAGGTTGCGGTGCATCCATTCGATCTGGTCGGCGAATACGTTCGGCGTACTGCATTCGACTGTGGTGGGCAAGTTGAGGATCACTTTGCGGGTGGGGCTGGCGTGCCAGGCATCGACCACGGCGTCGCAGACTTCTTTCGAAAAATCCAGCTCGGCCATGCTGAAGGTTTCCGGCGAATATTCGTAGCGCCATTGGGTTTCCGGACGGGCGTCGGTCAGTTCCTTGATCAGGCGCGTGCCGGACACGGCGATTTCCTTGACTTCATCGCGGCTCTTGTCGAACACGATGCGGCGCCAGGCAGGCGCGATCGGGTTGTACAGGTGGACAATGGCTTGTTTGGCATTCTGCAGCGAATCGACGGTGCGGCGGATCAGGTCTTCGCGCGACTGGGTCAAGACGATGATGGTGACGTCGTCGGGTATATGGTTTTCTTCGATCAGCTTGCGCACGAAATCGAAGTCGGTTTGCGAACCGGAAGGGAAACCGACTTCGATTTCCTTGAGGCCAATCTTCACCAGCAACTTGAAGAAGCGCAGCTTGCGATCGGCATCCATCGGTTCGATCAAGGCTTGGTTGCCGTCGCGCAGGTCGGTGCTCATCCAGATCGGCGGAGCGCTGATGATCTGGTTGGGCCAGGTGCGGTCACTCAATGGAATCGGCGGGAACGGGCGATATTTGACAGCAGGGTTGTGCAACATCATGGTAGGCCTCTCTTGGAGCTGGTGATTGTGCTGAAGAAAAATGAAACGGAATGGTGCGGTGGCGGGAGGGTTGCCTGACTGCCACTCGGAAATTAACGCGAGGCCAGGCAACCGATCGCTAGCGATAGCAGGAATAGGGCCGGCAAACGCAAGGCGGCGAGCGTGTTGCTGTAACGAAAGGATGTAGGGCGAATTGGCTGGGATTGCATAGAATCGTGCTCTTCAAAATCGGGATTCCGTATTGGAACTAACTATCGGAATCTCAGTTTTACTACCGTTGATTTCTTGGCTGGCGCTGGTGTTGCCTTTGCTGCCAGTTGCGTCCCCGTCAGAACGGGGTCGAGATCATAGTGCGCGTAGTAGCGATAGCGCTAGTAGCGGCACTAGCAGCATCGCTGGCAGGGCGCCAGCAATGTGCAGTAGGGAGCGGGATTGGATGCGTGTGGAAAACATGCACTTAATGTATGAGATAAAGCCGGATCTTGTCAAGCGCCGCTTGCCGCATGGCGAAAATATGGCGGAATCTGTGCAGATATAGCGGCCAGAGGGCGTTGTTAGCGGCCAAACAGGCCGATCAGGCCGATGACGATCAGGTACAGGGCGATGATGTAGTTCAAGAGACGCGGAATCGCCAGTATCAATACCCCGGCGATCAGCGAAACGATAGGGGTCAGGTGCAGGCTGGTAATCATGTGCGCTCCTTTTTTCGAGTGGGGGAATTGCTGTGCTGCTGACTCGATGGTACGTCGCCGGCGTTTATTCCCGTGTAGGACAATGTCGCCCGATAGCGTAGGAGTTGCACTGATTCTGGGAGAAAAAAACGGCTTGGCTATCCATTGCGGCAGGAGGAGATACTGCAGCAATGTTGGCTAATGCCGATAAGGACACACACTCCGTCAGGTGTCCGAGCTGGAACTTGGCGGTCATCGTCAGCAACGGGCAGGTCGTTGGCGATCACCATTCCAGGTCGGGCAAGAGACGGATTTACTCCCTTCCCGGGGAATCCATCAGCGGTTTCGCAAATCTGCCGAAATCCGCCTTAAATCAATATGGCATTACAGCGCGCGGGTGCCGGAAATCAGGCGCGTGACGAATGCCGAATATGCCGAACGCTCGGTCTTTTGTTTGGGCAAGGCGCGTTCGATGACCGAGGTCCATTGCTCCGACAGCTGCTGGCAGGTGGCGCGCAGCACCGGCGCCAGTTCAGGCCAGTCGGACAGGGTGCGCAGGTGCCGCTCAATCGTCCTGGCCGACTGCACGCAGGCGTCGTTTGCCAGGTTGTGCATATTGTATTGAGAGATCAGGTGCAGCACCGCCGAGATCAGGAGTTCAGGCGGGGTGCGATATTCCTCGGCCGCGGCCGGATCCGCCGCATTGCGTGAACTGTTCATCAGATGCTCCTAGCTCGGCTGGTTTTAAATAGTAATGATTCTCATTTAAATTATTATCCAAGCCGATCCCGAATGCAAGCATTTTGCTGTTTTTTTATTTCCGGCGCAGGTCAGGCGGCCTCAACCAGCCGGGGAAAGCCGCTCTGGCCAGGGCGGGCAGAGCATCAGGTGTTCGGCGTCCTCCTGGCTGATCTCCTTGAAGCCGAGCGCTTCGTACAGGCGCCTTGCCGGATTGCCGGTCAATACCTTGAGCGCCGTCGGCAATTGCTCACGGCTGGCTTGCTCCAGCACCTTCTCGATGATGGTTCGGCCCAGGCCTTGTCCCTGGAATTGCGGCGCGATCTGGATTTGCGCGATATACCACTGGTTTTGCTCGCGGTAAGCTTTCAGCAAGCCGGCATCCTGGCCGCCGACGGAGACGATCCGTGCATGTTCGAACTGGACCAGTACGCGAGCCAGCTGCGATGCCTCATCGCGCGCAGCGTTAACGCGCGCCAGGTGTTCGCTCATGGTCGCATGGCGCAGGGCAATCAGGAAAGGCAGGTCGGCCGTGGTGGCGCTTCTGAATTCCAAGGCTGGCATGCTTTCCTTCCTGGCGGCGAGGCGACTCGGGGTTATTTGTTCACCAGGTGCTTGGGCACCGATAGCGTCAGCAGGGCGCCCAGCACCAGTGATGCCGCCAGCACGAACATACCGCTGTTGGTGCTCTGGGTCTGGTCTTTCAGCCAGCCGACCAGGTAGGGGCTGACGAAACCGGCCAGGTTGCCTAGCGAATTGATCAGCGCAATCCCGGCCGCCGCCGCGGCGCCGCCAAGGAACGCCGTCGGCAAGCTCCAGAACAGCGGCAGCACGGTAATGATGCCGATGGTCGCCAGGGTCAGCGCCGACATCGCCAGCAGGGTATTGTGGTCGTATACCGTGCTGAGGATCAGGCCGATGCTGCCGAGCAGCGCCGGGATCGCCACATGCCAGCGGCGTTCGCGCCGGCTGTCGGCGCTGTGGCCGATCAGGATCATGGCGACAGCGGCGCTGGCGTAGGGAATCGCGGTCAGCAGGCCGATGTTGAAGGTGTCGGTGACGCCGGTAGCCTTGATGATGGTCGGCAGCCAGAAGCTGACGCCGTACAGGCCCATGACGAAACAGAAGTAGATCAGCGCCATCAGCCACACGCGCGGGTTGGCGAACATCTGGCCGAGCGTAGCTTCCGGTTTCTGGCTGCTTTCGGCGTGTATCTGCGATTCCAGCAATTGCTTTTCCGCTTCGCTCAGCCAGCCGGCGCCGCGGATCCGGTCTTGCAGGTAAAAGATCACGACCACGCCCAGCAGCAAGGAGGGAATCGCTTCCAGGATAAACATCCATTGCCAGCCTGCCAGGCCGTGCACGCCAGGCATGGCTTTCATTATCCAGCCGGATAAAGGCCCGCCGATCACGCCCGAGATCGGCACGCCGGTCATGAACAGCGCCGTCATCTTGCCGCGCCTGTGGGCCGGATACCAGTAGGTCAGGTACAGGATCACGCCCGGGAAAAAGCCGGCTTCGGCCACGCCCAGCAGGAAGCGCATCACGTAAAACGTGGCCGGGCTGTCGACAAAAATCATGGCGCCGGAAACGATGCCCCAGGTGATCATGATGCGGGCGATCCAGAGCCGGGCGCCGACCCGGTGCAAGATCATGTTGCTGGGTATTTCAAAGATGAAGTAGCCGATGAAAAAAATCCCCGCGCCCAGGCCGTAGACGGTTTCGCTGAATTTCAGGTCGTTGAGCATCTGCAGCTTGGCGAAGCCGACATTCACGCGGTCCAGGTAGGAGGCGACATAACAAAGGAACAGCATGGGCAGCAGGCGCCAGGTGACCTTGGCGTAGGTAGCGGCTTCGAATGCACTGCTGGCTGGCGCGTTTGAATTATCTGACATGTCTCTACCTGTTGGTTTAGTTGTAAGAAACGGCGGGGAAGAATTCAGCTCGGCCGGGATGCCGGATTGGAATGCATTGTAGCTGCACCACGGTGGAATGGCTACGGCGCGCTTGCCGCCGCAAAGGTCTGGGGAGGAGCAGGAGTTGCAGGTCGATGATTGGGGAAAAACGGTTTGACCCGCGCAGTTTTGGGCTGCGCGGGTCGGTCTGATTCAACGTTTCCGGCAGCCCAGATCGCCGCGCAGATACCAGTCCGCGCGCGGCTCGGTTTCCTGGGCAATGCCGGGAGTGGCTTGCGGTATCCGTGCATCTAGCAGGACAAACTGCCAGCAGTGCCCGGCCCGGTCGCGCAGCCTGACCGGTTTGTCGAGCTCTACCGGCTGTGCTGCTGCCGGCCCATCGACGCGGATGCCGCCGCCGGCGTCGCGCTCCAGCAGGAAACCAGGCAACAGCTCGCGATGGAACGGACCGTTGGCTGTCATCCTGAGCCAGGGCGTCTTGGCGCGAGGAGCACGCAAATCGAGCGACTGGATCGCACCGGCCGGATGCATGGTGCGGCGAAGCGTGACGTATTGCGCACCGAGATGCCTGGGTAAGGCAGCCGGCCACGGCGCTATCCTTGCCGGCTCCTGTTTGCCGAGATCGATCACCAGTGCGCCGTCGGCAGCGACATCCAGGCGCTCTGCCAGCAGCGTCTGAGCCTCGAAAGGAACGCCGTCAAACCGCAACGGCGCGGCTGTGCCGTAGGCGGCGCAGCCGAGCAGCAGGGCGCCGCACAGGCATAGCTGAAAGGAGCGCGGCAAGGCGTCCATCAACGTGCCGACTTGCGCATGTTCGCCAGGTCCCTGAGCAAGCTGGCCGGCGGTGCATCTTCCTTGACCAGCGTGCCGAGCACCGGCAGGCTGGTCGTCCTGCTGCTGGCTTTCGACTGGGCTGCGCCTGGCAGCGGATCGGTATGCGAATTGAGCACCAGCTGCAGCTTGCTCCAGTCGTCGTTGTCGCTGAGAATGCCCGCGCCGGATCCGTTCAGGTCCATGCGATAGCGTTTTGCCTGCTGCACGCCATCGTAGTTCCAGTCGCCGTAGGCGCCGGCGTCATGGCCGCGTCCGATATTGTCGCTCTCCAGCAGCGAGGCTTCGTTCAGGTTGGCGCCAGAGCCATTCGAGTAATCGATCCTGAAACTGTTGGTCATGGGGCCGTCGTCCAGCGCGCTGGACGGCATGGCATCGGCTGCATATCCCGGCACTGCCACGTGGATCGTTGTATTGATGGTGTGATACCAGCGCTGGGTCGGTCCTATGCCTTTCGGGTTGGTGGGCAAGCCGTCCAGCTGGTACAGGTAGTTCATGATGCTGAAATAGTTGGGTTTGTAATTGGCATCCTCGAATCCGCCGTGATGCAGGCCGATGGTATGGCCGAATTCGTGCATGATGGTGCCGGCCTGGTAATTGATCAAGAGATTCTTGTATTTCTGGACGGTCAGGTCGAGGCCGCTGAATCCCCATTGCCCAAGCGTCACCAGGAATTTATTGCCAGGCAGTTCAGCGATGCCTGAACTGCCTGAACTGCCGTCGGACTCCTGCGAGGACGCCATCAGCATGTAGCGGAACACCGGCTTGCGGCGGACGTCGAGCGAACCGCTGGAATACTGGTAGAGGGAGCCGCAGTTGGCGTTCTGCGGGTCGTCAGGCGTGTTGGTGCATTTATCAAACACCTGTGCGCGGCTGACGTCGCCCGACAAATTGAAATCTGCGGGGGCCAGCGCCGCGTTGAACAGGTTGCCGACGTCGAAATGCACTTGCGTGTTGTGCGCCTGGAATGCCGCCGCCACTTTTTGCAATGCTTCCTTGCGCGGACTCAGGGCCGGGTCCGCGCTGGTCATGTAGTCGACCTGTATGAACAGGTCTTTCTGGCCCTTGCGCGCACCCAGGCTATACAGGTCGAGGCCGGCGAACCTGCCTCCGGCGACTTTGGCGGTGTCCGGAATGCCATCGTTGTCGCTGTCCACCGTGCCTGCTGGCACATCGTTAGGGCCGCCCGGCGTGGGGAACTGCACCAGGGTCCAGTCGCTTTTGCCGGCGCTGGCTCGGAAGTCGCTGCTCAGGCGCACGATTGAACGATCGAAGTTGTCGAGCGGATCGAGCGTCTTGGCTGATACAAAATTCGGCAAGGTGGGAAATGCGGCTACGTTGTCGCCGCTCCATGCGGCAACAGTGGCCGGCTTGGCCGCCTCGCTGCCGAAGCGGACGAAGTCCACTGTCTTGCTGTCGGCGACAGTCACCAGTTCGACAAAACCGGCTTTGTCGGTCCAGTACGGCAGATATGTTCGGGCGCTTCCCGTGGCGGGCGGCTGCGGTGCGACCGAGGCCAGGATATAGGCCGATTTGTCGGTGTCCTTGAGGTAAGTTGAGGATTTGCCGGCAAGGACAAAATAGCCGCCGGCCGGGATATCGATTTTCGGAAGGTCAAATGTTACCGGATTCGGACTCAGCGCCTTGCTGGCGTTGTCCAATCCGTTGGCGCGCAAGCGGTAGTCGTTCAAATGAATCGTTGCCGGCGAATTGTTGAAAACTTCCACCCAGCTTACTCCCGCCGTTCCGCGATAGTTCGCCGCCACTTCGCTGAGATACAAGCCTGGTGCAACCGCGGCTGCCTGCTGCGCCGGCGATTGCGCCTGGGCCTGCGAGGAAGCGGCTTTTGCCTGGGCACTAGTGAGATTGCCGCCATTGCCGTTGCCATCGCCGCAGGCGCTGAGGGTTGCGGCAAGGATCACCGGTAATGAAGCCTGCGTTATTTTGTTAGATCCAAGACTGAGCAAATAGGATTTGATATGCATAGGAACTTTCAGTGATATAGAAATGACGGTTTTCGCGTAATCGAAATGGCGGGTAAGCCTTTCATCTGCAAAAACCTGCGCTGTGCGGTTGGCGTGATCAGATCCGGATTCCTCCTTCAGTAAAGGCTTGCGATATTTGGCCGGTTCGCCGGAATGCGGCCGGACCGGCCTAAGCAAGGGAAGGCGGGCTGTGCGGGTGCTTGCCGTTCCCTTATTAGGGTTGCCCGTCAACAAGAAAAAAGGGGACATGTTTTGGTGAAATTATTTATATCGATTCGGCGGATTCCTCCAGGCCCTTGCTAAGTGCTTGATTGCGCAGGGTGCACATTGCCTGGCTGTGTTTGATGGAGGCGGGCCGGCCGCGATGGCAGGATTGCAATTCGGCGGCGCCGGAACCGGGATGAAATGCGTCCCGATTGCAATGATCTCAACTATACTCAGCGCATCCACCCCACAGCACTGAGGTTCCTATTTCATGGAGTTGCGTCAACTGCGCTATTTTGTCGCCATCGTCGACCATGGTTCGCTGTCGCGCGCTGCGCGAGTCTTGCATATCGCCCAGCCGGCCCTGACGCAACAGATCAAGCAGCTGGAGGATGAGCTGGCGGCGCAGCTGCTGCATCGCTCGGCGCAGGGGGTGATCGCCACCGACGCCGGCAAGATTTTCTATGAACATGCGCAGGCGATCCTGAAGCAGGTGACCGACGCCAGATCGGCCGTGGCCCAGTCCACCGACAAGCCGGCCGGCACGGTCGCCCTCGGCATCCCGCAAAGCGCTTCCGGCATCCTGGCCTTGCCTTTGCTGACGGCGATGCGCGCCCGCTATCCGGATATTTCGCTGCAATTGACCGAGGAACTGACCGGCAACCTGATCGAGCAGTTGAAGACCGGCCGCATCAACCTGGCGATACTGTTCGACGATGGCCAGCTGACTGCGTTCGCCACCACGCCGCTGGTGGAAGAGGAGATGATGTTCATCACGCGCAGCGGTTCCCAGTATGCGGGCAAGCGCCGCTCGATAACCTTCGCGCGCGCCGCCAAGGCCAGGCTGATATTGCCCGGCATGCAGCACGGCGTGCGGCCGCGCATCGAAAGCGTGGCCCGTGCCGCCGGCCTGACGCTCGATAACGTGGTGGAAATCAGTTCGGTGACGATCATGAAATCAGCCATCCTGGCCGATATCGGCGCCACCATCCTGCCGGTGGCGCCGCTGCTGCCGGAAATCAAGCGCGGCGAGATGAGCGCTTACTCCATCAGCGGCGAAAAGCTGTCGCGCACGCTGACGTTATGCGCGTCGAAGAATATTCCGTTGACCACGGCGGCAGCGGCGGTAGAACGGCTGGTGCTGGAGGTGACCGACGAATTGTGCCGCAGCGGACAATGGCTGCATGCGAAGATTCTGGCGCGGCCGTGAGTCCGGTATCCGAGCCATCGTTTTTTCTTATATCCCTATCCAGAATCAGTATTTCCTGTTGGCGCCGCCAGTCCCTTAGACTTCAGTCACAGCAGAGTTCAATGCGTGCTGCGAGGGCCGCCACCATGGCCGTCTGGCCTGACAGTCGGATACCTTATCGGGTGTTCACATGGCAGGTTTGTTTCCGGACCATCATTCTGGAATCGTATCGAAAACCGCACATGCAGCGTCGTCTGCCGTTATCCGGAATCCGTGCCGCAGCTCCGTCCTGATCAAACGGAGCGAGCCGGAATCACGCCTGACTCCGGCCGTATTTTTCAGCGTGTGTTTTCCTGGCGCCGGGCCAGTTCGTCGTGTTCGGCAAATACCTCTTTTGCCGCAAACATGCCGTTCAATGCCGCAGGAAAGCCGGCATACAGCGCCATCTGCATGATCGTTTCGGTGATTTCCAGGCGCGACAGGCCAACGTTTAGGGCCGCCGCCAGATGCACCTTCAATTGCGGCTGGGCCGTGCCCATTGCGGTGAGCGCAGCCACCGTCGCCAGTTCGCGCTGCTGCAGGCTGAGGCCGGGGCGGGAATAAATTTCGCCGAAACCGAATTCGATGACGTAGCGCCCGAGATCGGGAGAAATATCGGCCAGGCTGTCGATTACCTTTTCGCCGGCGATGTCGTCGACTTCCTTCAAACGTTGCAAACCTCTTTCATAAGTGCTTTGTTCCATGTTTTTCTCCAAGTGAGTCATTCGTGGTGGTCGGCCTGCAGCTGCTGTTCCATGCGGGCATACAACGCGACCTTGTCGCGCAGCATGCCGAGTGTTTCCTGCAGCTCCAGCAGTTCAGCTTCCAGCGCAACCGTATGCTGCTCCAGCAATGCCTTGCGTTCTGACACACTGCCAAGGCGGTCCCCCAGCCTGCGCAATTCGGCATAACGCAGCATCTGTTGTATCGACATGCCGGTAGCGCGCAGCCTGAGCAGGAATGCAATCCAGTTCAGGTCTTCCTGGCGGTACAGGCGATGCTGGTTGCTTTGCCTCGGGACAGGATCGATCAAACCTATCTTTTCGTAATAGCGCAAAGTGTGGATGCTGAGCCCGGTGGCTGTCGCAGCTTGCTGGATCGTGATGGAAGTGGCCATGGAATAAAGTTTAGAAGTTAGAGTGCACTCTAGGTCAAGCGTTTATTATCGCAGCACTGCAATCTGTTCACCGCAATGGCCCGCTAAAAGTCGGGATAGGCATTACGGGATATGATTACCTGACCATTTCTCCCTGCTCTATCCCATTTCTTCAAACGAAA
Coding sequences within it:
- a CDS encoding LysR substrate-binding domain-containing protein yields the protein MELRQLRYFVAIVDHGSLSRAARVLHIAQPALTQQIKQLEDELAAQLLHRSAQGVIATDAGKIFYEHAQAILKQVTDARSAVAQSTDKPAGTVALGIPQSASGILALPLLTAMRARYPDISLQLTEELTGNLIEQLKTGRINLAILFDDGQLTAFATTPLVEEEMMFITRSGSQYAGKRRSITFARAAKARLILPGMQHGVRPRIESVARAAGLTLDNVVEISSVTIMKSAILADIGATILPVAPLLPEIKRGEMSAYSISGEKLSRTLTLCASKNIPLTTAAAAVERLVLEVTDELCRSGQWLHAKILARP
- a CDS encoding carboxymuconolactone decarboxylase family protein, which produces MEQSTYERGLQRLKEVDDIAGEKVIDSLADISPDLGRYVIEFGFGEIYSRPGLSLQQRELATVAALTAMGTAQPQLKVHLAAALNVGLSRLEITETIMQMALYAGFPAALNGMFAAKEVFAEHDELARRQENTR
- a CDS encoding MerR family transcriptional regulator, which produces MATSITIQQAATATGLSIHTLRYYEKIGLIDPVPRQSNQHRLYRQEDLNWIAFLLRLRATGMSIQQMLRYAELRRLGDRLGSVSERKALLEQHTVALEAELLELQETLGMLRDKVALYARMEQQLQADHHE